The genomic segment CTTGAACTTGCTTTCTAGACAGACCCCTTTTGGAggtttcctcccaaaatttgcCCTAAGCCAGCACAAACAGTCATCATGAAAATTTCACCAGTGGCATAATTTCCTGGTGGCAAATCTCGTGACAGAAGCTTGACCTTGTTCTCCAGGAGAGATTCTTGGGAAGAGCAGACAGGAGAAGATTCCTGGAAAACTGAAACAGCTTTccagaagggaaatgaaaatgaaagaaacaatccAAGATGTTTTCCTCTATTTATTTCTATGCTCCCCTTTTCCATGTTGCACTACTTCTCCATCCCAGTAATTCCAGATGCACCTCACCTCTAAGATTGCTGACTTAGTGAGTTTTAGACACTCAAAAATACCATGAGCCACACAcagttttccttcccctgtttTACTGGAAGGCAACACTGGAGATGTaagtgcagtgctggggtcaGGTAGGAATCCTACACCAAGGGAAGGTGGCCCGACAGTGTTTGCCCCTCAGCAAGGACAATGCACAGCAGCAAGCGAGGGGATTGCTGTGCCAGTGTGCAGGAGTCAGGGCTCTGCATCTGGGCTCAAGGCTGCAAAGTTCCCGTGTTTGGACAGACGAAGGGGCTGTCCCCGGGGCGCGCGGGGCTCGAACGTGGGGCTCGTGGGGCGAGCGGGGAACGGACACGGGGACGAACGGCCCCGGTGCTTCAGTtgcagcggcggcagcggcggcagcagcagcagcagcagcagcagcagcagcagcagcagcagcaaaacagataTTTAGAatactctttcttttttttttctctttttctttctgtttctctccctttcccgCTGTCGGGCACCCTTCTCTCGGGGTCCCTTGCCCGGCGTCCCCTCTCCTCCCCgcctccctctccccccccccgggccgggccaTGCCCCGGCCCCCCCCCGCCGGCGGGGCTGCTGCCCGTGCCCGGCCCGGCCGTCCCGCCCGCGGTCTCGCCTCCGCCCGGCTCTGGCCGTACTGGCGGTGGCGCTGCTGGGCGGGCGTCAGTGCCTGGTGCGGGGCGGCATCGCCGCCCTTCGGCTCCGCCTGGCccgagcccggccccggccccgacGCAGGCTCCAgtccccgccccggccccggcccggctcctCCCGGGGGCCCGCGGAGGACACAGGCGGcgcggccgctgccgccgcctccGCTGCGGCTTCCCCGGCCCGAGCTCCGCCGCTCGGcagcagcgccgccgccgcccgccccgagCCTCCCGTGCCGCGTTCCAAGGGGAGCGAACGCCTGGGCATGGCCGGCCGGGGCGGCTGAGGGGCGCTCGGGGCCGTTGCTGGCCCCGGCCGAGCGCTGACAGCCGCGCCCCGCCCGCAGGGGAAGGCGCagcagggcctgaaggagcaGTACCGGCTGGGCTCGCTGCTGGGGGCGCGGCGGCTTCGGCAGCGTCTTCGCACCCGCCACGCGGCTCGGACGGGCGCCCCGGtgagcggcgggggcggggcggcgggcgcaggggggggggggcggaggaggaagaggaggaggaggatgggctGGGCGGGACGGGCGGCGAGCTCAGCCCGCTGCTCCCCTTGCCTTGCAGGTGGCCATCAAACGGGTGCCGCGGAACCGCGGCCCGCACTGGGGCGAAGCTGGTGAGTGAGCGGGGCCAGCGGCAGCagccgggccgtgccgggcggGGATGAGCCGAGGCCCGGCAGGGCGGGAGCCGCCAGGACGCCCCGAGGGAGAGCGGGCGTGGGGCCAGCGCAGGGCGCAGAGCATCCCGGGCTGGCTGAGGGCTCCCAGAGCCCCGCACGCCTCAGCCCCACTGACGGCACCGCGCTCCTCCCGCAGCCCGGCGGCACCAGCGCCCCGCTGGAGATCGTGCTGCTGGCCAAGGTGTCCACTGGCTTCCCTGGTGTGGTCCAGCTGCTGGAGTGGCTCGTGCTCCCCAACGACATCGTGATGGTGCTGGAGCGGCCAGAGCGGTGTCAGGACCTGCAGCATTTCATTCGGGCACGGCGGTTCCTGCCCGAGGAGGAGGCGCGGGGGCTGTTCCGCCAGGTGCTGGAGGCCGTGCGGCACTGCACCAGCTGCGGGGTCCTGCACCGCGACATCAAACCAGAGAACATCCTGGTTGACCTGGCCACCGGGCAGGCCAAACTGATCGATTTTGGCTGTGGCACCTACCTGCAAGACACAGTCTACACTCACTTTGCAGGTGAGCCCAcgcagggctgtgctcctggtcCCGGCATCTCATGGCCCAACATCTCACAGCCCAagctggctgtggcagcagggattCTCCCTTTGCTGCCAGTCATGGGGACTGAGTCTTCTGCTGAGTTGCTTttagagcagggctgggtggggagccatcttccagccctgctggcagccttTGCCCACCACTCTGcccaggactggggctgggctggggcagccagccCCACCAAAACCCCCGTGGGTGGGGGTAGCAGAGAGGGTGGACCAGAACCTGTGCCCCAGCCGGTTTGGTGTGCAGGTGAGAAAGGGTTTGGACTGCTCCACTCACCTGGTTTGCTTTGGGTTCGTAATGTTTTTTGGAGCAATGAAGGCAGGGAGGATGAAGACATTGTTATAAATGGTGTTCAATTTGTGTTGAAttggggctgggttgggaaTTGCTGTTCTGGGGTGAGTTGATGGGTGTTTCTTGTGGGTCCCAGGGAAGTCCAGGGTGTCCTGGGGGCGAGGGTCAAAGGGGGGCGGGAGGTGATTGGACAGGGGACTTGACCAATCATTTGATGCCCCGGGAAAATGATTGGTCCAGAATGAATATTGATAAGGACCAATGAGAACACTTGAAAATGACCAATCAGCGTGCGGATCTGAAACCCACCAATCCTGGCCCTGAGAGGGGCTATAAAATGAGAGTTTCGGTTGTGTTGGGGTTCTTTTTCTGAGGGATGTGCTATATGGGGGAGAACCCAGCGTGTTTGGGACACGTTGTTAGCTTTGAGATGTTGCATGGGAGTTTGGGCTTATCTCAACAGAAGGGtagtttgttttaataaatgagaCCCTTTTTCTCTCTCGAAATCTGGCCTTGTTCAAATTCGTAACAGCATGGTTTTTCACCAGCActgagtgggttttttcttgtcATGGTCAGGCCTAGCCAGGGTTTCCACTGCCCTCTTCCAGCACCAGTGGCTTCTTTCCCAACCCCAAGTCTGTACACAAGTCCCAGGTGCTGGTGAGAGGGCAGTGGTCACCCTGTGTGCCCCTGATGCAGCCCCCGCAcgcccagggatgctggggccaggctctgggagcagcagcatccccctgCTGAACTCCATCTGTATTCCATAGGAACACGGTCATACAGCCCCCCGGAATGGACCCACTTTGGCTGGTACCATGGCAAGCCAGCTACCATCTGGTCCCTGGGCATCCTGCTGCACCAGATGGTCTGCGGGGAGCACCCTTTCAGGAGGGGCTGGAACATCAGCTGGGACCATCAGCTCTCGCTGCCACAAAGGCTCTCTCAAGGTGGATCCTCTTCTCTGGGCACGGGGGgaatcccagtgctgggagccagcagcggGCTCGTGAGcatcctgctctggcagctgctgaggaggtggCACAtgtcctgctctcctccagaACAGGGAATTGATGGGAAAGTTcaggcccagctctgagcacatcCAGCATGGCCTGGGCATGGGAATAGTGGGGCAAAGCAGACAGGAGCCTTCTCCAACTGACCGgcagtttctgttttctctgcccAGAGTGCAAAGATCTGATCAGGTGGTGTTTATCTGTGAACTCCTTGGACAGACCCACATTAGAAGACCTGTTCTGTGATCCTTGGGTGCAGGATATTCCTCTGCCatagaagaagagagagagccACAGGCACACTTTGATGCAGGGCCCTGGTAAGTTCCAGCTCCACACATGCCTTGGCAATCAGAAGCAAAGGAACCCAGAGCTTTTTGTGCTGCCTGTGTCACTGCCCAGGGGTCATGGGATGGGAACACGCAGCCcttgtgctggagctgagctgctctgcccagcactggtGGCCGCCATCCAAGCTGGTTTTGCTTGTCCTGGttccctgccagctggggccctgggcagagccctgagAGCCTGGTCTCCCCCCAGGCAAGGAGAAGGAGCCCCTGCAGAAGCTGTACCgggtggggatgctgctgctgctgctgctgctgctgctgctgctgctgctgctgctggagacagcgAGGATGACATCAAGGATGACAAGCTCTTCCTCAGCCTGGCCACTGGAGGCTGAAGGTGATGGACTTTGATTCTGGCACCTTCTTCAAAGCCAAACTCCACAGGGAATTTGCAGATGAGTCCCCACCCAGGTAAATTCTGCCAGATTTGGGCatggcccagcctggctgggaagcAAAGGTTCCCCCTTTGCTGGGGCAGATGCAGCTGATCCTTCAGTCGCTGCCCAGCTGCTttttggcagggctgggg from the Camarhynchus parvulus unplaced genomic scaffold, STF_HiC, whole genome shotgun sequence genome contains:
- the LOC115916819 gene encoding serine/threonine-protein kinase pim-1-like, which translates into the protein MPRPPPAGGAAARARPGRPARGLASARLWPYWRWRCWAGVSAWCGAASPPFGSAWPEPGPGPDAGSSPRPGPGPAPPGGPRRTQAARPLPPPPLRLPRPELRRSAAAPPPPAPSLPWPSNGCRGTAARTGAKLPGGTSAPLEIVLLAKVSTGFPGVVQLLEWLVLPNDIVMVLERPERCQDLQHFIRARRFLPEEEARGLFRQVLEAVRHCTSCGVLHRDIKPENILVDLATGQAKLIDFGCGTYLQDTVYTHFAGTRSYSPPEWTHFGWYHGKPATIWSLGILLHQMVCGEHPFRRGWNISWDHQLSLPQRLSQECKDLIRWCLSVNSLDRPTLEDLFCDPWVQDIPLP